The nucleotide window GGCAAGAAAGTCCTCAAAACTCAACATATCAGTATTTGTTAGTCACATACTCAGCACATCACTTAAAGCATTTGGAAAGGGAAAATGATTAAAGATtgctgagagaaaaagagagagagcaaaagTGAGGAAAAGCTTGTTAGTTTTTATGTTACTTTGTTCTGTGATTATAAACACACTTTTCATTAATTGCCCAATATACTGAggttgaatcttttttttttttaacagttgttaAGGTTTCTTCACACTTCGCATGCTTATTTACCACTGATAAATGCTGATTCCTGGTGGAAGCTACTTCTCACTTCAGCTTCAGAAGTATCTGAGACTGCGTAGCCAAGATTATTAAACACTCTTTCACTTTCCTGCCATGTGTTCTGAAAATTCCTTAGTAGTTCTTCAGGTGAATCAGCAGCAGAAATATCCAAAATGTGTCCTGAGATTACATCTTCATATGTTGGAGGTGCATGCTTAAAGCCAAATCCTGACTGCCTCCCATCAGCACTTTGTGATGTAGAGGTGGCAATCCTTGATTCAGTGACTGTGTTGGCAAATCTATCCAGACCAGAAGCATGGTCGGTATGATATGTTGCTTCCAAGCAAACCAGGGGTTCAAATGAGTGCTCTTTATCTTCACATTGCTGTCGTTGATAAGATATACCTTCCTTTGGGTCTCTTGGCTGCTTATAAGGAGAGTTTCGTAAGGTATCTTTTCGCTTTTGATTCTCCAGAGATGTCAGTCCAAATTCATCCTTGCTAAATGTGTGTCtgtcttgttttattttgctattcATTCCACCCCTTTCAAAaactcttttctctgatttcacaTCAAATCCTGGATTGTCCTCTGATTTCCCTAATAACAAATCCATTTCATCTACACTCTCATAGTCTACTCTTTCAACTACAGTGACTGGTTCCTTTTTTGTATGTCTTATTTGCTCAGATGCTTCAAATTTACAAGTAAGCCCTGCCTGGTCAATTTTAGGGACTTTAAAACTTACTGTATGTGGCTTTAAGCATTCTGGAATGTTTACTGGATCTTGGTgcgctttgttgttgtttttctctgcttttctattttcttcacgTGTTTCTTTTATGTTCTTTACTGTACCAGCAGTTACTTGAGATTCATGTATAGTTTCTGAGGATGAAGGCTCCATCATAGCATGTGTTTCAATTTTAATTTGTCTACGAAGAGTTACAGGAGATTTAAcaatctctgattttttttctacaaCTGGAACTGATGTTACTGACCAGTGTTGTGTTACTCCTTGAGATAGCTTTGCTGTAGTGCCTTTCAATTTGGCCAGTTGTTCAGAACGGCTCCTCGGAGGAGACGGGGAAGAGGCTGGCCTTCGAATTGTAGATGTTGGTGTTGCAGATCTGCGTGGTGGGGTAGGAATAGGAGTACTTTTTCTTTGGATGGCAGGTGAAGAGAGTGCTTCCTTCAGAGGAGATTCTGTCCGTTTAGATTCAATTGTTATATAAGTAGGTGATGGCGATCGCATTCTTAATACTGGAGAAGTAGTTCTGAATTCTGTTTGTTTGATTCCACTGTACTGCTGTATAATTTCACGGTGCACTGATTCTTCTTTTATAACTTCTTTCATTTGGTGTGAATCTCTTCTGTTGGAGCCAATGCTgatttttgatattttctgtGACAAGCCTCCAGAACTAACAGAGTCATTTTTGGATTTCACTGTTTTTGTGGACATCATAGCTGTCTGGATCGTGTCTTCACATGAGGCTAGTATTTTGACTGCTTGATCTTTAATATCTGATAGCTCTTCTTTCATCCTTTCTAAATTATTTTCTGTTGCAATCTTaactatatttttctttctttcttggtcTATAAGCCATACCGGGATattatttaaaaatgtctgaaatGCTTTCATACCATTTTTATTTGGCTCAGCTTCAAACTGTTTCACTCTAGACAAAACTTGCTGCAGTTCCTCCCGTTTCCTTAAGAATTCTAATATATCGACTGCAAATTTTTCATCGTTCAGCTGTGATTCTTTTGATGGAGGAGAAAATAGAAGTTTGTTCTGTGTAATCTCTTGTTTTGGATCTGTTTTCTTTGGAAGAACCTGTTTCAGTTGTATGCCCTTGTCTTTGGCACATTTGCTTTCTTGTAAACTATTATATTGCTGGGATAACTTTTTATTTTGAACTTTATTTTCAGAAACACACACATTCTTTTGCTCAACAATTTGAGTCTGTGAGTCATGTTGTGTATCAATTACCTTTTGCTTGACTACCTTCTCTGTTGATTTATTCTTAAACTGATCTTGTTTTTCTGGAATTGGTACTATTTCTTCTTTTGGACAAACTACTACCTCGCCTTCATTTACTACTTTAGCCACTGAGACTTTCTCATGCTTGAATTctccattttctgtttctttctcaTTAACTAATTTTTGTTTCACCTGACTGGCATCTTTTTGGCTTACTTCTTGCATATTCTCTATGTGTTCTAAAGGTGGTTTTTCCCTCAGCATCTTTCCATCAACGTGCTTCTGGTGATATTCTTTTGCAACACTTCGTTTTTTCCTAGTGTTAGTACTTATGTCTTCTCTCTGTTTTTCCTGATTTTGTTGTTTGACAACATTTTGAACATTAGTTCCCTGTTGTTTTTTGTGTGTCTCAGAATCTTTGTGTGTTTCATGTAAGGTTTGATCTACAATTGGAAGCTTGATAGTTTTAACTTTGAAATGAGGGGAGATAATTTTATTTTTGGACATGTGCAACTGCTCCACAGTCTTCAGCTGCTCTGCCTTATGCAAAGTATGTTCTTGATGGATGTGTTCCATTTGACAAGATAAATTATGTTTTGGAAGATCCTTTGAACCTTCCAGTACTTTTTTTCTAATGTGATCTTCTGCTgaggtttctaaaatgttctgAAGCTGCTCAGTAGCTGATGATACTACTAATGATGCAAACAGTTGTTTACCTCGAGATCCTGTTGCTTTTAAACTGACTTGAAAGTCAGAATCAGAGGGTGTCGTTTTTTGTGGCATTACAGAGGGAACTGAACCTTGTAAAGGAGTTTGATCCTGCTTGCTTGATTTTTTAAATGGTACACAATTTTCTGACTCTGTTTGAACTGGACTTCCTCGAGTCTCGCTGTTTGTTCTGACAGTCTCATGACAAAAACTTTTGACTTGCACTTTCTCCATCTCCTCCCTTTGTTGTCTGTATTTTTCTTCAGCAATCATTAAAGGGGTTTTAAATTTTCTGACATAAGGTTTAGGTTTTATTTGTGTTGGCTCTGCTGGAAGGGAAGGAGATCTTTTAAGAGGAAAGACCACTCTTTTCTTGGCCAGTGGTGTCTCTTGCAGAGCTCTGAGTGGAGGATTAATCACTTCTGAAACAGATGATGGCCTTTTTATCCCTTCTGTTTTTGTATGAGTTGTCTCCTGTTTCTGTTCATGGCTAACCACATTCACTAGAGCTGTGGAATTTTTGCTTTCTCCAGCTGCTGTGGTAATATCCATTTCTCTGTATGTCTGAAGAACAATTGGTTCAATTTTTGGAGGCATTTTAGACTTGTTAATGTCTAGCTCCTTAGAAGGTTCCATTTTGAGAAATTTCGTTGACGATGGAACTCCAGCTGGTTTACGTGATGATGTTTTGGCCCTGGCATTAAATTGCAGTGGCTCAGGCACAAACTGTTCTGGATATTTTGGAAAATGTTCTTTCTTTTGCTTTGGCTGAGAAACAGGAAAAATcaccaggggagggggtgggggtggtagaGGGAGAGCAGGCAGAAACTCACTTTCAGATTTGTCATCtattggtggtgggggaggaggaaaaaaatcaaactcagCTTTGGTCTTGTCGATAGGTGATGGAGGTGAAGGAAACATATGTCTATCAGATGGCATCATTAATAGAGGTGGAGGAGGCGGCAGAGGAAATTCAATTTCAGATGATGCTActgatggtggtggtggaggaggagggggtgatGGTGGTGGAGTAGATGAGGACTCTATTTCTGACTTAGCTTTCCCCACAGCATTCTTGGCTGGATTTAGAGGATTTTTCACTGCAAATTGGAAATCTGACTTAGCAGGTTCCACTTTAGTCTCTTCTATAAACTGTCCTACAGATTTCTTATTTTGCTGATGAACATCTCTCTTTTGAGTCCTTTCAGTTTCTTTAAATTTATTGAGTGCTTCCTGTGCGAGTTTTACTTCTTGTTTGTTGTTTATATTCTGTTCTGCTGTCAGGGAAACTACAGCTTGCCCCAGCTGACCATCTATTTCATTCTCTGCAAAAACCTCTCTAGAATGCTGAGcttgttttgtttcttgctttatcacttgcttttgaaaatggccaGTCGCCTTAGAAATCCCACTAAACGACATTTTAATTGGTTGTCGTGTAGTTCTGGATTTGGAACTATCAACATCATTTGacatttttgccttttgtcttGTCTCCTTTTGATAGCTTAGGTTGGAATATTCATTGTCTTTATGCTCATGAAGTAGATTCTGTTTCTTTTCAGCTATTTTTTCTATAGACTGTACACTACTTGTGGTGCTATCCTTTTTCAGAGCTCTAGATGTCTCTGATTTCTCTGTTCTCACATCTCTCTTAACTTTACCACGGAGAGAAGACTGGCTGGTCACatgttttgcttctttttttacaTTGCCTTGGACTCTGCTTTTACCCATTGATTCATCCACTTTTTTCATGATCATGTGTTGAGAATTAGATAAGCTCTTTATATGTTTTTTATCTACATCAAGAGACTCAGTGCTCTGTTCTTGTTCTAAATGGATCTTTCTGGTACCATGTCCACCTTCTTTGAGGTAAGTCTCATTTTCAGCATGTGTTTCCTCATGATGTTCATGGACAGATTTAACATTCTTTTGCAGATTATGTGACCTGTTACTTTGGTGCTGGGCTATATGCTGTGTCTGGTTGGTGCTTTTTATATCTTCCTTACCATTTACTTGATGTTGTACAATTTTCTTTTCCGCAGAGGCTTCTAGGATGTTTTGTCCAGCAGTCTGAATATCTCCTCTGATTACACCTTCTGTGACTACATTCTTGAAAGACTGCAGAGCTTCTTTTAAAGATCTTAATATTGACTCAAGGTCACCTCGAACAACCTCTTGTTTCAGGACTTCAATTTTTGTGGTTATTTCTTTTTCAAGGGACTCAATGGCCTGCTTAATATCACCAGGTATGACATCAGGCTTCTCTGTTTCTTTCAGCTGATGGGCTGATTCTTTAAGAGACTTCAGTATTGTGAGAATGTCGGCTTTTATAATTTCTTCCTTTTCTATAAATGTTCTCTGATTTATGGCCTGACTGAGGGAATTTAAAGTTGCTTTCAAATCATCTTTTATAATATCTTGTTTGTTTACATTACAAGATGTATTTTGTGGTTCTGTCATAAAAATTTTAACTGCATTAGCCACATCTCCAGGGATGATGTCAGTTTCATTAACTGTACGTTGAGTCTGAAACTTCTGTTTCTTTAGTAACAGTTTTGTGCCTTCTACATCACCACCAattatttcctcctcctcctcctcttgtttCCTTGTTGTAATTGTTTCAGTTGACCCTGTCTGGAGTagtttcagataatccaaagctCCGGATTCTATGCATGCTGTGAAAAACTGAACGTTTCCCCTCTCTGAATCATCTATTTTAGCTCTTTGGGATAGTTCATTATTCATTGTGGAAGACAGAAGGTTGTGAATAGTATGTTTCACATCACCACCTATCACTTCATCACGCTGGATTTTATTGTCAGCTCT belongs to Gopherus flavomarginatus isolate rGopFla2 chromosome 10, rGopFla2.mat.asm, whole genome shotgun sequence and includes:
- the XIRP2 gene encoding xin actin-binding repeat-containing protein 2 isoform X2, which codes for MAMYQAAVSKVERSSSSANAIEESETCTVPGGLASVKKQFEKWETGQHQYEHKSVQEVTSSSQLTVSSSSREAEHKKVTSKGTQLEAFQTEEVSHVEQSTHQTSKASNFTQHIDEKVVNETMNEEIPKISTQFLKQHFEKTAQEKALLSDREIATPAKHTKIENEFQDIVWPSAVSFSSAATASESRVHETSVRRKTEYGTASAVTAYTNSSKYGSTEEFSPPSPPNILQALSEMKEFSQSPEPSTSPAKPTVPKDLYSKQRNLYELKRLYKHIHPELRKNLEKEYFNEVSDIVSSKVEIGSSVLGDVQQTRCVFENTDNSSQKCISPEREYLEWDEILKGEVQSMRWVFENQPLDSIKDESPELSNIKSIADQEIITGGDVKYTTWMFETQPIDALGTHSSNSSENTDKIPDLARGDVRTATWMFETQPLDSMNKIHHDNEQDETFIKEITGGDVKTVRYMFETQHLDKLGQLYSVDEVNLLQLKSELKEIKGDVKRSIKHFETQPMYVIKDSLGQILEIKTVHREDIEKGDVRTARWMFETRPLDMINKDSVEINVVRGISVEESIKGGVHKAKWVFETQPLDTIKEDSEVSVAEKEAILGTDVYRKCWIFETQPLDTLKDNDDTTHLPPEEIIGGDVSTTKHLFETLPMDALKDSPDIGKLQKVVATEEEKGDVRHQKWIFETKPLEQIREERKEFITTVKLEEVDRGDVSSCKHIFESSNLSKYDESHKIHVEEIRRGTVELNKALFETTPLYAIQDSLGKYHEVKTIRQEEVLRGDVRSCRWLFETRPVDQFDESIKKIQIIKGISSQEVESGDVKTAKWLFETQPLDSIKHFSNMESEESKTEQTTDVIKGDVKMCRWLFETQPMESLYDKVEIVTDNEEVHKGDVKTCTWLFETQPLDAIKDESETRVKLHTVNQEDIQGSDVRTACVLFETENLENIQGEKEKEFKRVVEIDIQPGDVSTMKYKFENQSLDSIHFSSEEVLEKIKTVQSEDIQKGNVLHCRWLFENHSIDAIKENQEDATLVRTVTDIHGGNVRKGCFIFETFSLDQIKDGSADTTTKKTVSEEITKGDVKNYRMLFETQPLYAIQDKEGYYHEVTTVKKEEVIHGDVRGTRWLFETKPLGSINESDNVYVIRAVTQEDIQKGDVSSVRYRFETRPLDRISDDEKLIVPTIDSVQGGDVKANKQLFESEGFNKGMYVRTVSVSEIQWGNVKTSTWLFETHTLDEIRGEGSEYKDVKTVTKEDVQEGDVQHAVWLFENQPLDSIKETDESEIKITREKIPQSDVKTTTWLFETTPFHEFNENKVEKQEIIGKSIKETLKELYSHKVIEYHGIILEADEIGDVRMAKYKLMNQETPEIQKEEIIRGDLGNIMRNLLSKRSITKREITVNEDEKGNVDLIKAHLLNKSTDVHVEKEEIVRGDIQQAIKNLFSQDSSVKRGILIQENEKGDINMTLYSLLHKRADNKIQRDEVIGGDVKHTIHNLLSSTMNNELSQRAKIDDSERGNVQFFTACIESGALDYLKLLQTGSTETITTRKQEEEEEEIIGGDVEGTKLLLKKQKFQTQRTVNETDIIPGDVANAVKIFMTEPQNTSCNVNKQDIIKDDLKATLNSLSQAINQRTFIEKEEIIKADILTILKSLKESAHQLKETEKPDVIPGDIKQAIESLEKEITTKIEVLKQEVVRGDLESILRSLKEALQSFKNVVTEGVIRGDIQTAGQNILEASAEKKIVQHQVNGKEDIKSTNQTQHIAQHQSNRSHNLQKNVKSVHEHHEETHAENETYLKEGGHGTRKIHLEQEQSTESLDVDKKHIKSLSNSQHMIMKKVDESMGKSRVQGNVKKEAKHVTSQSSLRGKVKRDVRTEKSETSRALKKDSTTSSVQSIEKIAEKKQNLLHEHKDNEYSNLSYQKETRQKAKMSNDVDSSKSRTTRQPIKMSFSGISKATGHFQKQVIKQETKQAQHSREVFAENEIDGQLGQAVVSLTAEQNINNKQEVKLAQEALNKFKETERTQKRDVHQQNKKSVGQFIEETKVEPAKSDFQFAVKNPLNPAKNAVGKAKSEIESSSTPPPSPPPPPPPPSVASSEIEFPLPPPPPLLMMPSDRHMFPSPPSPIDKTKAEFDFFPPPPPPIDDKSESEFLPALPLPPPPPPLVIFPVSQPKQKKEHFPKYPEQFVPEPLQFNARAKTSSRKPAGVPSSTKFLKMEPSKELDINKSKMPPKIEPIVLQTYREMDITTAAGESKNSTALVNVVSHEQKQETTHTKTEGIKRPSSVSEVINPPLRALQETPLAKKRVVFPLKRSPSLPAEPTQIKPKPYVRKFKTPLMIAEEKYRQQREEMEKVQVKSFCHETVRTNSETRGSPVQTESENCVPFKKSSKQDQTPLQGSVPSVMPQKTTPSDSDFQVSLKATGSRGKQLFASLVVSSATEQLQNILETSAEDHIRKKVLEGSKDLPKHNLSCQMEHIHQEHTLHKAEQLKTVEQLHMSKNKIISPHFKVKTIKLPIVDQTLHETHKDSETHKKQQGTNVQNVVKQQNQEKQREDISTNTRKKRSVAKEYHQKHVDGKMLREKPPLEHIENMQEVSQKDASQVKQKLVNEKETENGEFKHEKVSVAKVVNEGEVVVCPKEEIVPIPEKQDQFKNKSTEKVVKQKVIDTQHDSQTQIVEQKNVCVSENKVQNKKLSQQYNSLQESKCAKDKGIQLKQVLPKKTDPKQEITQNKLLFSPPSKESQLNDEKFAVDILEFLRKREELQQVLSRVKQFEAEPNKNGMKAFQTFLNNIPVWLIDQERKKNIVKIATENNLERMKEELSDIKDQAVKILASCEDTIQTAMMSTKTVKSKNDSVSSGGLSQKISKISIGSNRRDSHQMKEVIKEESVHREIIQQYSGIKQTEFRTTSPVLRMRSPSPTYITIESKRTESPLKEALSSPAIQRKSTPIPTPPRRSATPTSTIRRPASSPSPPRSRSEQLAKLKGTTAKLSQGVTQHWSVTSVPVVEKKSEIVKSPVTLRRQIKIETHAMMEPSSSETIHESQVTAGTVKNIKETREENRKAEKNNNKAHQDPVNIPECLKPHTVSFKVPKIDQAGLTCKFEASEQIRHTKKEPVTVVERVDYESVDEMDLLLGKSEDNPGFDVKSEKRVFERGGMNSKIKQDRHTFSKDEFGLTSLENQKRKDTLRNSPYKQPRDPKEGISYQRQQCEDKEHSFEPLVCLEATYHTDHASGLDRFANTVTESRIATSTSQSADGRQSGFGFKHAPPTYEDVISGHILDISAADSPEELLRNFQNTWQESERVFNNLGYAVSDTSEAEVRSSFHQESAFISETATSGKGNMHTLSKESLSNGMSSCRQANLS
- the XIRP2 gene encoding xin actin-binding repeat-containing protein 2 isoform X1, with amino-acid sequence MEKAPRASVGAEVAKEEPRDGRRRLERFPILWEELRSKFETPSGAAAGVGQGLDLPAASRSSVEPHCTSDWEPPEEGETERSLHSPTFKNQPGNHSIISVKDSDVKGGKTFFDKMSTENGQNNSSEAIAVCHKPASGFSEENTNWSDSVPLDFQDSVSLKERMAMYQAAVSKVERSSSSANAIEESETCTVPGGLASVKKQFEKWETGQHQYEHKSVQEVTSSSQLTVSSSSREAEHKKVTSKGTQLEAFQTEEVSHVEQSTHQTSKASNFTQHIDEKVVNETMNEEIPKISTQFLKQHFEKTAQEKALLSDREIATPAKHTKIENEFQDIVWPSAVSFSSAATASESRVHETSVRRKTEYGTASAVTAYTNSSKYGSTEEFSPPSPPNILQALSEMKEFSQSPEPSTSPAKPTVPKDLYSKQRNLYELKRLYKHIHPELRKNLEKEYFNEVSDIVSSKVEIGSSVLGDVQQTRCVFENTDNSSQKCISPEREYLEWDEILKGEVQSMRWVFENQPLDSIKDESPELSNIKSIADQEIITGGDVKYTTWMFETQPIDALGTHSSNSSENTDKIPDLARGDVRTATWMFETQPLDSMNKIHHDNEQDETFIKEITGGDVKTVRYMFETQHLDKLGQLYSVDEVNLLQLKSELKEIKGDVKRSIKHFETQPMYVIKDSLGQILEIKTVHREDIEKGDVRTARWMFETRPLDMINKDSVEINVVRGISVEESIKGGVHKAKWVFETQPLDTIKEDSEVSVAEKEAILGTDVYRKCWIFETQPLDTLKDNDDTTHLPPEEIIGGDVSTTKHLFETLPMDALKDSPDIGKLQKVVATEEEKGDVRHQKWIFETKPLEQIREERKEFITTVKLEEVDRGDVSSCKHIFESSNLSKYDESHKIHVEEIRRGTVELNKALFETTPLYAIQDSLGKYHEVKTIRQEEVLRGDVRSCRWLFETRPVDQFDESIKKIQIIKGISSQEVESGDVKTAKWLFETQPLDSIKHFSNMESEESKTEQTTDVIKGDVKMCRWLFETQPMESLYDKVEIVTDNEEVHKGDVKTCTWLFETQPLDAIKDESETRVKLHTVNQEDIQGSDVRTACVLFETENLENIQGEKEKEFKRVVEIDIQPGDVSTMKYKFENQSLDSIHFSSEEVLEKIKTVQSEDIQKGNVLHCRWLFENHSIDAIKENQEDATLVRTVTDIHGGNVRKGCFIFETFSLDQIKDGSADTTTKKTVSEEITKGDVKNYRMLFETQPLYAIQDKEGYYHEVTTVKKEEVIHGDVRGTRWLFETKPLGSINESDNVYVIRAVTQEDIQKGDVSSVRYRFETRPLDRISDDEKLIVPTIDSVQGGDVKANKQLFESEGFNKGMYVRTVSVSEIQWGNVKTSTWLFETHTLDEIRGEGSEYKDVKTVTKEDVQEGDVQHAVWLFENQPLDSIKETDESEIKITREKIPQSDVKTTTWLFETTPFHEFNENKVEKQEIIGKSIKETLKELYSHKVIEYHGIILEADEIGDVRMAKYKLMNQETPEIQKEEIIRGDLGNIMRNLLSKRSITKREITVNEDEKGNVDLIKAHLLNKSTDVHVEKEEIVRGDIQQAIKNLFSQDSSVKRGILIQENEKGDINMTLYSLLHKRADNKIQRDEVIGGDVKHTIHNLLSSTMNNELSQRAKIDDSERGNVQFFTACIESGALDYLKLLQTGSTETITTRKQEEEEEEIIGGDVEGTKLLLKKQKFQTQRTVNETDIIPGDVANAVKIFMTEPQNTSCNVNKQDIIKDDLKATLNSLSQAINQRTFIEKEEIIKADILTILKSLKESAHQLKETEKPDVIPGDIKQAIESLEKEITTKIEVLKQEVVRGDLESILRSLKEALQSFKNVVTEGVIRGDIQTAGQNILEASAEKKIVQHQVNGKEDIKSTNQTQHIAQHQSNRSHNLQKNVKSVHEHHEETHAENETYLKEGGHGTRKIHLEQEQSTESLDVDKKHIKSLSNSQHMIMKKVDESMGKSRVQGNVKKEAKHVTSQSSLRGKVKRDVRTEKSETSRALKKDSTTSSVQSIEKIAEKKQNLLHEHKDNEYSNLSYQKETRQKAKMSNDVDSSKSRTTRQPIKMSFSGISKATGHFQKQVIKQETKQAQHSREVFAENEIDGQLGQAVVSLTAEQNINNKQEVKLAQEALNKFKETERTQKRDVHQQNKKSVGQFIEETKVEPAKSDFQFAVKNPLNPAKNAVGKAKSEIESSSTPPPSPPPPPPPPSVASSEIEFPLPPPPPLLMMPSDRHMFPSPPSPIDKTKAEFDFFPPPPPPIDDKSESEFLPALPLPPPPPPLVIFPVSQPKQKKEHFPKYPEQFVPEPLQFNARAKTSSRKPAGVPSSTKFLKMEPSKELDINKSKMPPKIEPIVLQTYREMDITTAAGESKNSTALVNVVSHEQKQETTHTKTEGIKRPSSVSEVINPPLRALQETPLAKKRVVFPLKRSPSLPAEPTQIKPKPYVRKFKTPLMIAEEKYRQQREEMEKVQVKSFCHETVRTNSETRGSPVQTESENCVPFKKSSKQDQTPLQGSVPSVMPQKTTPSDSDFQVSLKATGSRGKQLFASLVVSSATEQLQNILETSAEDHIRKKVLEGSKDLPKHNLSCQMEHIHQEHTLHKAEQLKTVEQLHMSKNKIISPHFKVKTIKLPIVDQTLHETHKDSETHKKQQGTNVQNVVKQQNQEKQREDISTNTRKKRSVAKEYHQKHVDGKMLREKPPLEHIENMQEVSQKDASQVKQKLVNEKETENGEFKHEKVSVAKVVNEGEVVVCPKEEIVPIPEKQDQFKNKSTEKVVKQKVIDTQHDSQTQIVEQKNVCVSENKVQNKKLSQQYNSLQESKCAKDKGIQLKQVLPKKTDPKQEITQNKLLFSPPSKESQLNDEKFAVDILEFLRKREELQQVLSRVKQFEAEPNKNGMKAFQTFLNNIPVWLIDQERKKNIVKIATENNLERMKEELSDIKDQAVKILASCEDTIQTAMMSTKTVKSKNDSVSSGGLSQKISKISIGSNRRDSHQMKEVIKEESVHREIIQQYSGIKQTEFRTTSPVLRMRSPSPTYITIESKRTESPLKEALSSPAIQRKSTPIPTPPRRSATPTSTIRRPASSPSPPRSRSEQLAKLKGTTAKLSQGVTQHWSVTSVPVVEKKSEIVKSPVTLRRQIKIETHAMMEPSSSETIHESQVTAGTVKNIKETREENRKAEKNNNKAHQDPVNIPECLKPHTVSFKVPKIDQAGLTCKFEASEQIRHTKKEPVTVVERVDYESVDEMDLLLGKSEDNPGFDVKSEKRVFERGGMNSKIKQDRHTFSKDEFGLTSLENQKRKDTLRNSPYKQPRDPKEGISYQRQQCEDKEHSFEPLVCLEATYHTDHASGLDRFANTVTESRIATSTSQSADGRQSGFGFKHAPPTYEDVISGHILDISAADSPEELLRNFQNTWQESERVFNNLGYAVSDTSEAEVRSSFHQESAFISETATSGKGNMHTLSKESLSNGMSSCRQANLS